The genomic stretch GCATCATGGCGGTGCTGGTGCGTGACGGCATCGCTACGGCATCCCGCGCCGTGCCCACCTGCGTGCTGGTGGCTGTGGCCGACGAGCAGCGCCGCGCCGAGGCCAGCCAGGTCGCCGATTCCTTGCGTCACAGGGGGATCGCGGCCGAGGTATCGCCATCGGCAGCCAAGTTCGGCAAGCAAATCAAGTACGCCGATCGGCGTGGCATTCCGTTCGTATGGTTCACCGACGCCGACGGCAGTCACCAGATCAAAGACATTCGCAGTGGCGAGCAGGTCGACGTCGACCCGCAGACCTGGACGCCGAGCGAGGACGACAAGACGCCTCGCCTCATTCGCAAGGAGCAGTAAGTGATCCGAACACATCTCGCGTCGAGCCTCAGCGCAGCGAATGCGGGGCAGACCGTCACGCTCGCCGGATGGGTAGCGCGGCGCCGAGACCACGGCGGCGTGATTTTCGTGGATCTGCGCGATTCCAGTGGCGTTGCCCAGGTGGTATTTCGCGAGGGGGAGATGGCGCAGGCCGCACACCGACTGCGTTCGGAGTTCTGTATCGCGATCACCGGCAAGGTTGAGATCCGCCCCGAGGGCAACGAAAACCCGAACCTGCCCTCCGGCGAGATCGAGGTGTACGTCGACAGCCTGGACGTGCTGAGCGAATCGGCGGCGCTGCCGTTCCAGATCGACGCGCAAGGCACCGGTGAGATCGGCGAGGAAACCCGCCTCCGACACCGCTACCTGGACCTGCGTCGCGAGCGGTCCGGTGACGCGCTTCGCTTGCGTAGCAAGGCAAACGCTGCTGCCCGCGCCGTTCTCGCCGACCGCGACTTCGTCGAGATCGAGACGCCGACGCTCACCCGATCCACGCCGGAAGGCGCTCGCGACTTCCTGGTCCCGGCGCGCTTGGCTCCCGGGTCCTGGTACGCGCTTCCACAGTCGCCGCAGCTGTTCAAGCAACTGCTTATGGTCTCCGGGATGGAGCGGTACTACCAACTCGCTCGCTGCTACCGCGATGAAGACTTCCGCGCCGACCGGCAGCCCGAGTTCACCCAGCTCGACATCGAAATGTCGTTCGTGGATCAGGAAGACGTGATCGAGCTCGGCGAATCGATCATCACCGCGCTGTGGAAACTGATCGGTTACGACATCCCCAAGCCGATCCCGCGGCTGAGTTACGAAGATGCGATGCGTCGCTACGGCTCCGACAAGCCGGACCTGCGCACCGACCTCGAACTTGTCGAATGCACCGAGTACTTCGCCGATACCCCGTTCCGGGTCTTCCAGGCGCCGTACGTCGGCGCGGTCGTGATGCCCGGCGGCGCGTCTC from Cumulibacter soli encodes the following:
- the aspS gene encoding aspartate--tRNA ligase, whose product is MIRTHLASSLSAANAGQTVTLAGWVARRRDHGGVIFVDLRDSSGVAQVVFREGEMAQAAHRLRSEFCIAITGKVEIRPEGNENPNLPSGEIEVYVDSLDVLSESAALPFQIDAQGTGEIGEETRLRHRYLDLRRERSGDALRLRSKANAAARAVLADRDFVEIETPTLTRSTPEGARDFLVPARLAPGSWYALPQSPQLFKQLLMVSGMERYYQLARCYRDEDFRADRQPEFTQLDIEMSFVDQEDVIELGESIITALWKLIGYDIPKPIPRLSYEDAMRRYGSDKPDLRTDLELVECTEYFADTPFRVFQAPYVGAVVMPGGASQPRRTLDAWQEWAKQRGAKGLAYVLVGDDGELSGPVAKNLSEAERQGLAAHVGAQPGDCVFFGAGAIKSTRELLGAARVEVARRCGLIDEDAWSFLWVVDAPMFELAAETDDVAVGSGKWTAVHHAFTAPKPAFLDTFDTDPAPALSNAYDIVCNGNEIGGGSIRIHRQDVQQRVFELMGLSPEDAEEKFGFLLEAFAYGAPPHGGIAFGWDRIVALLHGSDSIRDVIAFPKTGNGYDPLTAAPAPITIQQRREAGVDAKPKKADKADTSEKPEKATADQ